In the genome of Candidatus Pristimantibacillus lignocellulolyticus, the window GTTCAACCCTTGTATTTCTAGTGCCACTGCTGTCATCTCAAACGTCCCCTCGCTCTCGTTGCATAGCCAATTTAGAATTTATGGAGAATCTTATCAGACGATTTCAAGAAATGTCAATAACATTTTTTTGATTATTTTGTAATTTGAATAGGCTGTATCTTATTTGATTTGGTTGTATTCCCTTAGGACATACTTCAAAAATTCACGTTGCGCAATAGAGAAATGTTTACTTGTAAGTCTTGCCCAGCCTAATGAAATTGTCGTTGGCTCATGGTTAACAAGGGATATCCCTACAATGTCTCCATTCAGAACTAGTGGATCATACTTCATACTTAATTCAATGAATATTCCAATGGCTACTCCCTCCGCAATTGTCCGCTTTAATATATCTACATTATTCGATGTGAAGATCATATTTACTTTACCGTACTTTTCCATAAAGTCATCCATGAACCAATTGGAGTAGTTATTTTCTGCATTAACAAACGTTTCGTTAATTAACTCTTGTGGTGTTACGCTGTACCTTGAAGCAAGCGGTGATCTCTTCCCCACATAAACAACTATTCTCGATTTTAATAAATGTGTTAGTGTTAAATCTTTCAAATCCTCTTGTTTATGACGATCAAAATATATTAATCCAAGATCAGTTTCATTTCTACGTAGATCTTGAATAATACTTTCGGAGTTTTTTGCAATAATTTCAAGTCGAACTTTAGGATGATCTTTCTTGTAAGCAACAATCGATCTCGATAAGATTGCGACAATATTAGGTCCAGCAGAGAATCGAACTTCTCCCTCAATCATAGCACTCTGTATTTGTGATTCTTCTTTGATATCTTCTATTTTGGACAATATTTCATTAACTTTGTCGATGATGATCTTTCCTCGTTCGGTCGGTTCAGTTCCTGCCCTAGAACGATTAAATATTTTCATGCCTAATTCCTCTTCAAATTTGGATAGCGCTTTACTCACACCCGCTTGGCTAATATGAAGTTGATCTGCTGCAATGGAGATAGAACCAGTCTTTGCTATTGCAGCAACATATTCAAACTGCTCAATATTCATATATAAGACCTCTTTCCATAACTTTCAGTTATATAATTATAATACAAAGTTATTTTACTTGAT includes:
- a CDS encoding LysR family transcriptional regulator translates to MNIEQFEYVAAIAKTGSISIAADQLHISQAGVSKALSKFEEELGMKIFNRSRAGTEPTERGKIIIDKVNEILSKIEDIKEESQIQSAMIEGEVRFSAGPNIVAILSRSIVAYKKDHPKVRLEIIAKNSESIIQDLRRNETDLGLIYFDRHKQEDLKDLTLTHLLKSRIVVYVGKRSPLASRYSVTPQELINETFVNAENNYSNWFMDDFMEKYGKVNMIFTSNNVDILKRTIAEGVAIGIFIELSMKYDPLVLNGDIVGISLVNHEPTTISLGWARLTSKHFSIAQREFLKYVLREYNQIK